The following proteins come from a genomic window of Lycium ferocissimum isolate CSIRO_LF1 chromosome 4, AGI_CSIRO_Lferr_CH_V1, whole genome shotgun sequence:
- the LOC132051494 gene encoding zinc finger CCCH domain-containing protein 30-like codes for MNLNHLSVETEDTFASLLEIAANNDIVACKRWMEHDVSSIHEVGLWYGHQKGSRQMVLEHRTPLMVAATYGSIEVLKLILSLPEVDVNQSCGRDKSTALHCAASGGSLNAVDAVKLLLEAGADPNSEDANGNRPQDVIVVLPKLESTKSSLETLLKSDAMGLRVSTATSNSNSPPLSPSPGNRSPSSASDSTSSPRSAKSNDLPVSEKKEYPIDPSLPDIKNSIYSTDEFRMFSFKIRPCSRAYSHDWTECPFVHPGENARRRDPRKYHYSCVPCPEFRKGACQRGDMCEYAHGVFECWLHPAQYRTRLCKDGAKCNRRVCFFAHAQEELRPLYVSTGSAVPSPRSSNTAMDYAAAMGLIPGSPSSSVRVMSPSQFTPPMSPSNGMGGWPQPNIPALHLPGSNLQSSRLRSSLNARDFDVQHQQFLNEFSCLSQSNSLNRLAHPKNLTPSNLEDLFSAESSSPRYSDQALAQAVFSPTHKSPLLNQFQQQQQSMLSPINTNYSPKNVDNPLLQASFGVQTMSPRGMEPISPMSSRVSMLREKQQQFRSLSSRDLGSTASAVVGSPTDTWSKWGSSTGNADWAVNTEDFGRLKRSSSFELANNGEEPDLSWVQSLVKESPQDLKDKAASGVLGLTGSSAEPSEDSTSNSQQFDQLSAWMEQMKLDKLMAQ; via the coding sequence ATGAACCTGAATCATCTGAGTGTTGAAACTGAAGATACTTTTGCTAGCTTGCTTGAAATAGCGGCCAACAATGACATAGTGGCGTGTAAAAGATGGATGGAGCATGATGTATCGAGTATTCATGAGGTTGGACTGTGGTATGGACATCAAAAGGGGTCAAGGCAAATGGTGTTGGAGCACAGAACTCCTTTGATGGTTGCTGCTACATATGGGAGTATCGAGGTCCTGAAACTGATTCTGTCTTTACCTGAAGTTGATGTGAATCAGTCATGTGGCCGAGATAAAAGCACTGCTCTTCACTGTGCTGCATCTGGTGGATCTCTCAATGCCGTTGATGCTGTGAAACTGCTTTTAGAAGCTGGTGCTGATCCAAACTCTGAAGACGCAAACGGAAATCGCCCTCAGGATGTCATTGTTGTATTACCGAAGTTAGAGTCAACAAAATCATCCCTGGAGACCCTTCTTAAAAGTGATGCAATGGGCCTGAGGGTGTCAACAGCCACTTCGAACTCAAATTCTCCACCACTTTCGCCTTCTCCTGGAAATAGATCACCTTCTTCTGCTTCAGACTCGACTTCTTCTCCGAGGAGTGCAAAGTCCAATGACCTCCCTGTGTCTGAGAAGAAAGAGTACCCGATTGACCCCTCTTTGCCTGACATAAAAAACAGCATCTACTCTACAGATGAATTCAGAATGTTCTCGTTTAAGATCAGACCTTGCTCCCGTGCATACTCTCATGATTGGACCGAATGTCCATTTGTCCATCCTGGTGAAAATGCTCGAAGAAGGGATCCAAGGAAATACCACTACAGCTGTGTACCTTGCCCTGAGTTCCGCAAGGGAGCTTGCCAACGAGGGGACATGTGTGAATATGCTCATGGAGTTTTTGAGTGTTGGCTGCATCCTGCTCAATATCGAACCCGACTTTGCAAAGATGGTGCAAAgtgcaatagaagagtttgctTCTTTGCCCACGCGCAGGAAGAACTCAGGCCCTTGTATGTCTCTACTGGTTCCGCTGTTCCCTCACCTCGCTCCTCGAATACCGCCATGGATTATGCAGCAGCAATGGGCCTTATTCCAGGTTCTCCTTCGTCATCAGTACGTGTCATGTCCCCATCACAATTTACTCCTCCAATGTCTCCCTCTAATGGTATGGGTGGTTGGCCTCAACCAAACATTCCAGCATTGCATCTTCCCGGCAGCAATCTCCAGTCCAGCCGCTTGAGGTCATCACTCAATGCAAGAGACTTTGACGTGCAACACCAGCAGTTTCTAAATGAATTCTCCTGCCTATCACAGTCTAATTCTTTGAACCGTTTAGCTCATCCTAAGAACCTAACTCCTTCAAATCTTGAGGATTTGTTTTCTGCAGAAAGCTCATCTCCTAGATATTCTGATCAGGCATTAGCTCAAGCAGTTTTCTCCCCTACTCACAAGTCTCCACTTCTCAATCAATTCCAGCAGCAGCAGCAGAGCATGTTATCTCCCATTAATACAAATTATTCACCAAAAAATGTAGATAATCCTCTATTGCAGGCTTCTTTTGGGGTTCAAACAATGTCACCCCGAGGAATGGAACCAATATCACCTATGAGTTCCCGTGTGTCAATGCTACGTGAGAAGCAGCAGCAATTTAGGAGTCTTAGCTCTCGTGATCTTGGCTCCACTGCTTCTGCTGTTGTTGGCTCTCCAACAGATACTTGGTCGAAATGGGGTTCCTCTACTGGAAATGCAGATTGGGCTGTCAATACCGAGGACTTTGGTAGGCTAAAGAGATCGTCTTCATTTGAGCTTGCTAACAATGGGGAAGAGCCTGATCTCTCGTGGGTTCAATCTCTCGTCAAAGAATCACCTCAGGACTTGAAAGACAAAGCCGCATCTGGTGTCTTAGGTCTCACAGGTTCTAGTGCGGAGCCTAGTGAAGATTCTACTTCGAATTCCCAACAATTCGATCAATTGAGTGCATGGATGGAGCAAATGAAGCTTGATAAGCTAATGGCTCAGTAA